One window of Rhodopirellula bahusiensis genomic DNA carries:
- a CDS encoding Gfo/Idh/MocA family protein, producing MPQPKPPVSKEASRTLDASRRSFLKDSGLIAGTTLAGSTLAGVSIPNAHAAGDDVIRFVVIGCGGRGTGAAANIMSTKGNVKLVAVADAFGNKAEGTIKGLTRKFGDKVAVPPENVFTGLDGYKAAIDVDCDLVVIATPPGFKPQQFEYAVNKGRHIFMEKPVATDAPGVKRVLKAVEESKKKDLMVGIGLQRRHEPHYMQCIERIHDGAIGDVLSQQVYWNGGGIWYRNKGEDQSEMAFQCNNWYHFNWICGDQICEQHIHNLDVGCWVKGEYPVECNGMGGREQRMGGDATKSQIFDHTFCEYTFSDGSKMHSQGRHLAGGWNHVGEFAIGSKGSANPSGKIMGENEWSFEGKRLNGHQQEQHDLIEALMRGEIYNEGEYGAKSTFCAILGREACYSGKIVKWDDLMEKGKDLCPGIDEYTLESTPPTLPGEDGEYPTPTPGKYSPFA from the coding sequence ATGCCACAGCCGAAGCCACCCGTTTCCAAAGAAGCCAGCCGCACACTCGATGCGAGCCGCCGTTCGTTCCTCAAGGATTCTGGATTGATCGCTGGCACGACCTTGGCCGGCAGCACTCTCGCTGGCGTGTCCATTCCAAACGCACATGCGGCTGGTGACGACGTCATTCGCTTCGTCGTGATCGGTTGTGGTGGTCGCGGCACCGGAGCCGCCGCTAACATCATGTCCACCAAGGGCAACGTGAAATTGGTCGCCGTGGCCGATGCATTCGGCAACAAAGCAGAAGGCACGATCAAAGGCTTGACTCGTAAGTTCGGCGACAAAGTTGCCGTTCCACCCGAGAACGTCTTCACCGGCTTGGACGGTTACAAAGCTGCCATCGACGTTGATTGTGACTTGGTTGTGATCGCGACTCCTCCTGGATTTAAACCGCAACAATTCGAGTACGCGGTGAACAAGGGACGTCACATCTTCATGGAGAAACCCGTCGCGACGGATGCTCCCGGCGTCAAACGAGTTCTGAAGGCTGTCGAAGAGTCGAAGAAGAAGGACCTGATGGTCGGCATCGGACTTCAGCGTCGTCACGAGCCACACTACATGCAGTGCATCGAACGCATTCATGACGGTGCGATCGGCGACGTTCTGTCGCAACAGGTTTACTGGAACGGTGGCGGCATCTGGTATCGCAACAAGGGCGAAGACCAGAGCGAAATGGCTTTCCAGTGCAACAACTGGTACCACTTCAATTGGATCTGTGGCGACCAAATCTGTGAGCAACACATCCACAACTTGGACGTCGGTTGCTGGGTCAAAGGCGAATATCCCGTCGAGTGCAACGGCATGGGCGGTCGCGAGCAACGTATGGGCGGAGACGCGACCAAGTCGCAAATCTTCGACCACACGTTCTGCGAGTACACATTCTCCGACGGTTCGAAGATGCACAGCCAAGGCCGTCACCTGGCAGGCGGTTGGAACCACGTTGGTGAATTCGCAATCGGCTCGAAGGGTTCCGCCAACCCATCGGGTAAAATCATGGGCGAAAACGAATGGTCGTTCGAGGGCAAACGCCTGAACGGTCACCAACAAGAGCAACACGATTTGATCGAAGCTCTGATGCGTGGCGAGATCTACAACGAAGGCGAGTACGGAGCGAAATCAACGTTCTGTGCCATCCTCGGTCGCGAAGCTTGCTACTCCGGCAAGATCGTCAAATGGGACGACCTGATGGAAAAGGGCAAGGACCTCTGCCCAGGAATCGACGAGTACACCCTCGAGTCGACTCCACCAACTCTGCCAGGTGAAGACGGCGAGTACCCAACGCCAACACCAGGCAAGTACTCACCGTTCGCGTGA
- a CDS encoding polyketide synthase: MGRTESLDPGLRDLLSRLRDRVRRYIVWDSLLAIAALVLVVFWVALAVDYLPVRIGGSEMPRSARAVVLFVVAVLVVVILAKWLWGRLNRELPDDSLALLIERHHPSLGGRLVTAVQLTQQNRSHDSHSPVLLQHVHQEAAAAVDQVEFGRVFRWEPIRRKLMLVVPLLLAALVMAIASPQTFARAVGRLSLFSDSPWPRKAELEMIGVESPIITADETEEVGTELLSFEDKTLRLARGSSTTLRIRAATEELGHTVPEICTVSYVDDSGNRGQSNLRRVGRIQDGYQSFVLDGPPLASLAESVTMTIRGLDDRLLDYRIEAVDPPAIADMELAIRYPDYLRIFDAGGASPDSSDQILKYQAGFRIREGSSLTLRGTSSKPLGAVDVSTTSEDVNEDSENEAAEPVVKIADDRMSFEWSVTDLREPTSVRLVPKDETGISAQASYRYFIGVVRDQVPETSMTMKGIGSSITPIAMLPIQATATDDYGVESLSLTMAVRASEENVADNSSEAKPDDSINAEPQQHTVSPEMDRDGNADWTFDLRDLTDDGTVSGLAPGASVQIFTTAKDRFNLGAPHSIRGEVVRLQVVTPETLLATLERRELEFRSRLEQAIDETQRLRQSLAAVQNDALDVLQSPEEENNPDESDVLEDNEVDGEEDVRARQRVQLRIRQAELQTTKSTEELAGIVVGLEDMLLEMVQNRVDSVDRRERLEVGVHDPLSAVVTEPLPRLQRQITSMERVLMSEDTAESSPAKMTDAATAAIATTDEVLLSLNAVLEKMLDLESFNEILDLVRGLISDQEELIEETEETRNQQVQDLFK; encoded by the coding sequence ATGGGTCGTACTGAATCGTTGGATCCGGGGCTTCGTGATTTATTGTCACGACTAAGAGACCGGGTGCGGCGCTACATCGTTTGGGATTCGCTGCTCGCGATCGCGGCGCTCGTGCTGGTCGTTTTTTGGGTGGCACTCGCCGTCGACTATCTGCCGGTTCGGATCGGCGGCAGCGAAATGCCTCGTTCGGCTCGTGCGGTCGTTCTGTTTGTTGTCGCCGTCTTGGTCGTCGTGATCCTGGCCAAATGGTTGTGGGGGCGACTCAATCGCGAATTGCCCGATGACTCATTGGCGTTGCTGATAGAACGTCATCACCCAAGTCTCGGCGGACGCCTGGTCACCGCCGTCCAACTGACTCAACAAAATCGTTCGCACGATTCGCACAGTCCTGTCCTTCTGCAACATGTTCACCAAGAAGCCGCCGCGGCGGTGGACCAAGTCGAATTTGGGCGAGTGTTCCGATGGGAGCCGATCCGTCGCAAGTTGATGCTGGTCGTTCCGTTGTTGCTGGCGGCGTTGGTGATGGCGATTGCCAGCCCGCAAACATTTGCCAGAGCGGTTGGACGGTTGTCGTTGTTTTCGGATTCACCTTGGCCGCGCAAAGCCGAGCTCGAAATGATCGGCGTCGAGTCGCCAATCATCACCGCGGATGAAACCGAAGAAGTCGGCACCGAGCTGCTGTCCTTCGAAGACAAGACGCTGAGGTTGGCTCGTGGCAGTAGCACGACGCTTCGCATTCGCGCCGCAACGGAAGAACTCGGGCACACCGTGCCGGAGATCTGCACCGTTTCTTATGTGGATGATTCCGGCAATCGAGGTCAAAGCAACCTTCGACGAGTCGGTCGGATCCAAGATGGCTACCAATCATTCGTGCTGGATGGCCCGCCGCTGGCGTCACTCGCCGAGTCCGTCACGATGACGATTCGTGGCTTGGACGATCGCTTGCTCGACTATCGAATCGAAGCCGTCGACCCGCCCGCGATCGCGGACATGGAACTGGCGATTCGCTACCCGGACTACTTGCGAATCTTCGACGCCGGCGGTGCCTCGCCTGATTCGTCCGATCAAATTTTGAAATACCAAGCTGGCTTCCGAATTCGCGAAGGCAGTTCGTTGACGCTTCGTGGAACAAGCAGCAAACCGCTCGGCGCAGTGGATGTCTCCACGACGTCCGAAGACGTGAACGAAGACAGTGAAAACGAAGCCGCCGAACCGGTCGTCAAGATCGCGGACGATCGAATGTCATTTGAGTGGTCCGTAACGGATTTGCGAGAACCCACGTCCGTGCGTTTGGTTCCCAAAGACGAGACCGGTATCTCAGCCCAAGCCTCGTATCGATACTTCATCGGCGTCGTTCGCGACCAAGTCCCCGAGACATCGATGACCATGAAGGGCATCGGTTCGTCGATCACTCCAATCGCGATGCTGCCGATCCAAGCGACCGCGACGGATGACTACGGCGTGGAATCGTTGAGCCTGACCATGGCCGTCCGAGCCTCCGAAGAGAACGTCGCCGATAACAGCAGCGAAGCCAAACCGGACGACTCGATCAATGCGGAACCGCAGCAGCACACGGTTTCGCCCGAGATGGATCGCGATGGGAATGCCGATTGGACGTTCGACTTGCGAGACTTGACCGACGACGGAACCGTCAGTGGGTTGGCTCCTGGAGCAAGCGTGCAGATTTTCACGACGGCCAAAGACCGTTTCAATCTGGGTGCCCCCCACTCAATTCGCGGCGAAGTGGTTCGTCTTCAAGTCGTAACTCCAGAAACTCTGCTGGCAACTCTGGAGCGACGCGAACTGGAATTCCGCTCGCGATTGGAACAAGCCATCGACGAGACTCAGCGACTGCGCCAAAGCTTGGCCGCGGTTCAAAACGACGCACTGGATGTTCTCCAGTCTCCGGAAGAGGAAAACAATCCGGATGAGTCCGACGTACTCGAAGACAACGAAGTTGACGGTGAAGAAGACGTGCGGGCCCGACAACGAGTCCAACTGCGGATTCGCCAAGCTGAATTGCAGACGACCAAATCGACCGAAGAATTGGCCGGGATCGTCGTCGGGCTGGAGGACATGCTGTTGGAAATGGTGCAGAACCGAGTCGATTCGGTTGACCGTCGTGAACGATTGGAAGTTGGGGTGCATGACCCCTTGTCCGCGGTTGTGACGGAACCCTTGCCACGTTTGCAGCGTCAAATCACTTCGATGGAACGCGTGCTGATGTCCGAGGACACCGCCGAATCGTCTCCCGCAAAGATGACCGACGCAGCGACTGCGGCAATTGCTACAACCGACGAGGTCCTTCTGTCGCTCAATGCCGTCTTGGAAAAAATGCTTGACCTAGAAAGTTTCAACGAAATTCTGGATTTGGTCCGAGGGTTAATCAGCGATCAGGAAGAATTGATCGAGGAAACCGAAGAAACTCGAAACCAGCAGGTCCAGGATCTGTTCAAGTAG
- a CDS encoding proteasome accessory factor PafA2 family protein codes for MGMETEFATFIEPSDGSLKSEVSAREVYVALRNAICRHMPAVEGLDGGDRRFLANGSAINLETHLAFRDGPGGLVEMATPEVYRPSDLVACQRAIDEIMRDASREVQWSADQNVDRLRVLKNSCDAAGHLYGCQENYETDVATGFGLLTYRIAICFVWALQIACVLLSFPVVVAIVVASLIQQLCQRASSIIRRDDHGTDSQPGQHERVDTNDSEQSFVALPRWFQWLSITSLRMLHLPLVMSLRVIGSHLAFRSQRRYLTGLLVSRVAIMGTGHLDHDGCFFLSGKALGVDRVADMGGFNGERPIFVYGHWLSKLCGRSWRSIAETGQLLKRRQRLQIGLSDSNLSDLAQWAKVGSVALVLDMIEAKQTKDLPKLRRPIRALHVFNRDWNLLRRVPTSHGEMTSLEMQTKYYRAAEKFVRDQQQHSRQTSEWDEADRALQHWAESIRLVRQFRKDGNQTAQGLGRIDWLGKRWMLDQAVGDMAGEHASWISRKKIDLRYHELSEDGYFARFIADHSERELVDGDDIQMRRRNAPADSPAAQRGWMIREFAGEVSVAGGPTMRTDWDRALVGHRQGIRTVIYYGQRVSSRQKPRRSN; via the coding sequence ATGGGAATGGAAACCGAATTCGCGACCTTCATCGAACCGAGTGACGGTTCGCTGAAGTCGGAAGTTTCGGCACGTGAGGTCTACGTGGCTCTGCGAAACGCCATCTGCCGGCATATGCCCGCGGTGGAAGGACTGGACGGCGGTGACCGTCGATTTCTGGCCAACGGCTCCGCGATCAACCTGGAAACTCACCTCGCGTTCCGCGATGGACCGGGCGGGCTGGTCGAAATGGCCACTCCGGAAGTTTATCGCCCGAGCGATCTGGTGGCATGCCAACGCGCGATCGATGAGATCATGCGAGACGCTTCACGCGAAGTTCAGTGGTCGGCCGATCAAAACGTGGATCGGCTTCGTGTCCTGAAGAACAGCTGCGACGCGGCCGGCCATTTATATGGGTGCCAAGAGAACTACGAGACCGACGTCGCGACCGGTTTCGGTTTGCTGACGTATCGCATCGCGATTTGTTTTGTTTGGGCATTGCAGATCGCTTGCGTGCTGCTGTCGTTCCCTGTTGTTGTCGCAATCGTTGTCGCTTCATTGATTCAGCAATTGTGCCAACGAGCCTCTTCGATCATTCGTCGCGATGATCACGGCACTGACAGTCAACCAGGCCAACACGAGCGTGTTGACACGAACGATTCGGAGCAGAGCTTCGTTGCTTTGCCGAGATGGTTTCAGTGGTTGTCCATCACCTCGCTGCGAATGCTTCACCTTCCGCTGGTGATGTCGCTGCGAGTGATCGGTTCGCATCTCGCGTTTCGATCTCAGCGTCGCTACTTGACCGGCTTGCTCGTGTCGCGAGTCGCGATCATGGGGACCGGCCACCTGGACCATGACGGTTGCTTTTTTTTGTCGGGCAAAGCGTTGGGAGTCGATCGGGTTGCCGACATGGGTGGCTTCAACGGCGAACGTCCAATTTTCGTTTACGGACACTGGTTGTCCAAGCTGTGTGGTCGTTCTTGGCGTTCGATCGCAGAGACAGGACAACTGTTGAAACGCAGACAACGACTGCAAATCGGACTGTCCGATTCCAACCTCAGCGATCTTGCTCAGTGGGCCAAGGTCGGCAGCGTGGCTTTGGTTTTGGATATGATCGAAGCCAAGCAAACCAAAGACTTGCCCAAACTTCGTCGTCCAATTCGAGCCCTGCATGTTTTCAATCGCGATTGGAACTTGCTTCGCCGGGTTCCTACCAGCCACGGTGAGATGACTTCGCTGGAGATGCAAACGAAATACTATCGTGCGGCAGAGAAGTTCGTCCGTGATCAGCAACAGCATTCGAGACAAACATCGGAATGGGACGAAGCCGATCGTGCACTTCAGCACTGGGCCGAGTCGATTCGGTTGGTGCGACAGTTCCGCAAGGATGGCAATCAAACCGCACAAGGACTCGGTCGAATCGATTGGCTGGGAAAACGTTGGATGCTGGACCAAGCCGTCGGCGACATGGCGGGTGAGCATGCGTCTTGGATCTCGCGGAAGAAGATCGATCTTCGCTACCACGAGCTGTCAGAAGACGGTTATTTCGCTCGCTTCATCGCCGATCACAGCGAACGTGAATTGGTCGATGGCGACGACATCCAGATGCGTCGCCGCAACGCACCGGCTGATTCGCCCGCAGCTCAACGTGGATGGATGATTCGTGAATTCGCCGGCGAGGTCTCCGTGGCTGGTGGACCGACGATGCGAACGGATTGGGATCGAGCCTTGGTGGGTCACCGTCAGGGCATTCGCACAGTGATCTATTATGGCCAACGAGTCAGCTCCCGCCAGAAGCCTCGCCGATCGAACTGA
- a CDS encoding tetratricopeptide repeat protein, translated as MSEVELEVLDLKQMVLASNSFGPSDVAEIRQAITENYGHFGELRDAVNEMEQDDALTPAGKTKMGVCQFMLGRFKDASETLSAADGSAMALFYNARCQFELSSFDGAIEGYEQAKTSGYNEDQCKIGIAEAKRYQGKIEEAMAILDDIFGPAEQTADYMYQRAATAAQIGGRMEEAINLYQRAVSTDENHAGALFGLALENDRLGNDDEALRLYERAAKAFPTGIGALINLGVMYEDNGQYDKAQLCYKRILDCHPDHPRTQLYMKDASATGNMLYDEEAQRRNDRLAQTLNMPVANFELSVRSRNCLQKMGIETIGDLTRHSEQELLSSKNFGETSLVEIREMLSQKGLSLGQFAGEKKSNDPPVDTSHMSPDEQALLERPIADLNLSVRARKCMTRLQINSIGELIRKTGDDMLECKNFGVTSLNEVREKLGDLGLKMRGD; from the coding sequence ATGAGCGAAGTCGAACTCGAAGTTCTCGACCTGAAGCAAATGGTTCTGGCGAGCAACTCGTTCGGCCCCAGCGACGTCGCCGAAATTCGGCAGGCGATCACCGAAAACTACGGACACTTCGGTGAACTGCGCGACGCGGTCAACGAAATGGAGCAGGACGACGCCCTGACTCCCGCCGGCAAAACCAAAATGGGTGTTTGCCAATTCATGCTGGGCCGTTTCAAAGACGCGTCGGAGACTCTCTCCGCCGCCGACGGAAGCGCGATGGCGTTGTTCTACAACGCTCGTTGCCAATTTGAATTGTCGAGCTTTGATGGGGCAATCGAAGGTTACGAACAAGCCAAAACGTCGGGCTACAACGAAGACCAGTGCAAAATCGGTATCGCCGAAGCCAAGCGTTACCAAGGCAAGATCGAAGAAGCGATGGCGATCTTGGACGACATCTTCGGCCCCGCCGAACAAACCGCGGACTACATGTACCAACGTGCGGCAACCGCCGCTCAAATCGGTGGCCGGATGGAAGAAGCCATCAATTTGTACCAACGTGCGGTTTCGACTGACGAAAACCACGCAGGTGCCTTGTTTGGTTTGGCTCTCGAAAACGACCGCTTGGGCAACGACGACGAAGCTCTTCGTTTGTACGAGCGTGCCGCGAAAGCATTTCCGACCGGCATCGGTGCCCTGATCAACTTGGGCGTGATGTACGAAGACAATGGGCAATACGACAAAGCCCAGCTTTGCTACAAGCGAATTCTGGATTGCCACCCCGATCACCCTCGGACGCAGCTGTACATGAAGGACGCTTCGGCGACCGGAAACATGCTGTACGACGAGGAAGCCCAACGTCGCAACGATCGTTTGGCTCAAACGTTGAACATGCCTGTTGCAAACTTTGAACTCAGCGTTCGAAGCCGCAACTGCCTGCAAAAGATGGGCATCGAAACGATTGGCGACCTGACCCGCCACAGCGAACAAGAGTTGCTTTCGAGCAAGAACTTCGGCGAAACCAGCTTGGTCGAAATTCGCGAAATGCTGTCGCAAAAAGGTTTGTCGCTCGGCCAGTTCGCTGGTGAGAAGAAATCCAACGACCCGCCTGTCGACACTTCGCACATGTCGCCCGACGAACAAGCGTTGCTGGAGCGTCCCATCGCGGACCTCAACCTTTCCGTACGTGCTCGCAAGTGCATGACTCGATTGCAAATCAACTCCATCGGTGAGCTGATCCGCAAGACGGGCGACGACATGCTCGAGTGCAAGAACTTTGGGGTGACCAGTTTGAACGAAGTTCGCGAAAAGCTGGGTGACCTCGGATTGAAAATGCGGGGCGACTGA
- the tgt gene encoding tRNA guanosine(34) transglycosylase Tgt: MFRYELIGTDGGARRGVFHTPRGPVRTPGFMPVGTLGTVKGLTIDQVAATGADMILGNTYHLRLRPGHETVAALGGLHKMCGWDGPILTDSGGFQVFSLGAINKVTEHAATFRSHIDGAKIELTPEHSIEIQQALGSDVAMVLDHVIALPAPMTQVEDALARSIRWAARCRVAADREDQALFAIVQGGLDRTLRQQCATELAAMSFEGYAVGGLSVGEPPEDMYTTTGFTTPHLPVDKPRYLMGVGTPRDLLENIARGIDLFDCVMPTRNGRNALAFTDEGPLKLRNAVHKLDTRPLMEDCPCLACRHSRGYLRHLFVAGEMLGPILLSHHNLMYYGRLMQATRDAIEAGEFEAFKNAKLAGWGHEPFHESV, translated from the coding sequence TTGTTTCGCTATGAATTGATTGGCACCGATGGAGGTGCCCGGCGCGGTGTGTTCCATACGCCGCGCGGACCGGTCCGCACGCCTGGCTTCATGCCGGTGGGCACGCTTGGGACGGTCAAAGGCCTGACGATTGATCAAGTTGCCGCCACCGGTGCGGACATGATCCTCGGCAACACGTATCACCTTCGTTTGCGTCCGGGGCATGAGACGGTTGCTGCTCTCGGCGGGCTGCATAAAATGTGTGGCTGGGACGGCCCGATCCTCACGGACTCGGGTGGGTTCCAGGTCTTCTCGCTCGGTGCGATCAATAAAGTCACCGAACATGCGGCGACATTTCGTTCGCACATCGATGGCGCAAAGATCGAACTGACGCCTGAGCATTCAATCGAGATCCAGCAGGCTCTCGGTAGTGATGTGGCGATGGTTTTGGACCACGTCATTGCGCTCCCCGCACCGATGACCCAAGTCGAAGATGCGCTCGCTCGTTCGATCCGCTGGGCCGCGCGATGTCGCGTCGCGGCTGATCGAGAGGACCAGGCTCTATTTGCGATCGTGCAGGGTGGTTTGGACCGAACGCTTCGTCAGCAGTGTGCAACGGAGTTGGCCGCGATGTCGTTCGAAGGCTACGCCGTTGGTGGTTTGTCGGTGGGCGAGCCTCCCGAGGACATGTACACGACGACGGGGTTCACGACGCCGCATTTGCCGGTGGACAAACCACGGTATTTGATGGGCGTAGGCACTCCGCGTGACTTGCTGGAAAACATCGCTCGCGGGATCGATTTGTTCGATTGCGTCATGCCAACCCGAAACGGCCGCAACGCTCTGGCGTTCACTGACGAAGGACCGCTGAAGCTTCGCAACGCGGTTCACAAGCTGGACACTCGGCCGCTGATGGAAGACTGCCCGTGTCTGGCCTGCCGGCACAGTCGCGGGTATCTGCGTCATTTGTTTGTTGCGGGCGAGATGCTCGGACCCATTCTGCTGTCCCATCACAATCTGATGTACTACGGTCGTTTGATGCAGGCAACGCGCGACGCGATCGAAGCGGGCGAGTTTGAGGCGTTCAAAAATGCCAAGTTAGCGGGCTGGGGACACGAACCGTTCCACGAGTCGGTCTAG
- a CDS encoding HTTM domain-containing protein: MMVDSFKQYALSCLDSWDRFWFTPRNIDTLAVLRIITGAMLLYSHLVLATDFSSFVGTEAWIDNETSARLHDGTLGERTAAWSYLWLVDNPTVLWLNHLATILVTASFMVGFLTRLTGPLAWFLQLMLVHRLLGSLFGLDQIVTYCVMYLAFVPCGAIWSIDAKLRRRFTNDGEKTLTGWKAWLFPADKKTVAVNVATRLLQVHLCVIYLFGGLAKARGELWWDGTAVWFAIANYEYQSFDLTFLGRFPTVFTALSHLTMFWEIFYCALIWPRLTRGITLTVAVAVHGGIALFLGMMTFGIMMIGANGIFVSPDWIRRKRLGEFAEDEDDDASLSGVMTSMGNDATPDSTSAKLSADLKHRMEELEAAEKGIQKRYAKLKRREAKNEERTERLMATREKIKQKLADGSLSAGDSVLRNDDLDES, from the coding sequence GTGATGGTCGATTCCTTCAAACAATACGCTTTGTCCTGCCTCGATAGCTGGGACCGTTTTTGGTTCACGCCTCGGAACATCGACACGCTCGCCGTGTTGCGAATCATCACGGGTGCGATGCTGTTGTATTCGCATCTGGTTCTTGCCACCGACTTCTCATCATTCGTCGGCACCGAGGCTTGGATTGACAACGAAACCAGCGCGCGACTGCATGACGGAACGCTCGGGGAACGCACCGCCGCATGGTCGTATCTTTGGTTGGTCGATAACCCGACGGTTCTTTGGCTCAACCACCTCGCAACGATCCTGGTCACGGCCAGCTTCATGGTCGGCTTCTTGACTCGCCTGACCGGTCCTTTGGCGTGGTTCCTGCAATTGATGTTGGTGCATCGGTTGCTCGGCAGCCTCTTTGGCTTGGACCAAATTGTCACCTACTGCGTCATGTATCTGGCCTTTGTCCCCTGCGGAGCCATTTGGTCGATCGATGCGAAACTGCGACGCCGGTTCACGAACGATGGCGAAAAAACTCTGACCGGATGGAAAGCCTGGCTTTTCCCAGCTGACAAGAAAACCGTCGCCGTCAATGTGGCGACCCGGTTGCTGCAAGTTCACCTTTGCGTGATCTATCTGTTTGGCGGACTCGCGAAAGCTCGGGGCGAATTGTGGTGGGACGGAACAGCGGTCTGGTTCGCAATTGCCAACTACGAATACCAATCGTTCGACCTGACGTTCCTGGGCCGTTTCCCAACGGTTTTCACGGCGTTATCACACCTCACGATGTTCTGGGAAATCTTCTACTGTGCGCTCATCTGGCCGCGATTGACTCGCGGAATCACGCTGACCGTCGCCGTTGCCGTTCACGGCGGAATCGCGTTGTTCCTGGGGATGATGACGTTCGGGATCATGATGATCGGAGCCAACGGGATCTTCGTTTCACCCGACTGGATCCGTCGCAAACGGCTTGGTGAATTCGCCGAAGACGAGGACGACGATGCGTCGCTGTCCGGCGTGATGACATCCATGGGCAACGATGCCACACCGGATTCCACATCGGCGAAGCTGTCTGCCGACCTGAAGCATCGCATGGAAGAATTGGAAGCCGCCGAAAAGGGCATCCAAAAACGCTACGCGAAACTCAAACGTCGCGAAGCCAAGAACGAAGAACGCACGGAACGCTTGATGGCAACTCGAGAAAAGATCAAGCAAAAACTGGCCGACGGGAGCCTGTCGGCTGGTGACAGCGTTCTGCGAAACGACGATCTCGACGAGTCGTGA